Proteins encoded within one genomic window of Callithrix jacchus isolate 240 chromosome 11, calJac240_pri, whole genome shotgun sequence:
- the LOC100400304 gene encoding olfactory receptor 10AC1: MLRARACIPNKLFPPVPLSHRCPWADPCMDSPSNATMPCGFLLQGFSEFPNLRPLLFLLLLGVHLATLSGNLLILVAVASMPSRQPMLLFLCQLSAIELCYTVVVVPRSLADLSTPGHSRGSPISFLGCAFQMQMFVALGGAECFLLAAMAYDRYVAICHPLRYAALVTSGLCARLALACCFGGLAVSVGLTVAIFHLPFCGSRLLVHFFCDITALLHLACTRSYADELPLLGACLVLLLLPSVFILASYGAIAAALCRLRCPRGRGKAASTCASHLAVTFLHYGCATFMYVRPRASYSPRLDRTLALVYTNVTPLLYPLIYSLRNREITAALRRVLGRRRPGQAPEGDLREL, translated from the coding sequence ATGCTCAGGGCCAGAGCCTGCATACCCAACAAGCTCTTCCCTCCTGTGCCTCTCTCCCACAGGTGCCCCTGGGCAGATCCCTGCATGGACAGCCCCAgcaatgccaccatgccctgcggcTTTCTCCTTCAAGGCTTCTCCGAGTTCCCGAACCTGAGGCCCCTGCTCTTCCTTTTGCTGCTGGGGGTGCACCTGGCCACCCTGAGCGGGAACCTGCTCATCCTGGTGGCCGTGGCCTCGATGCCCAGCCGGCAGCCCATGCTGCTTTTCCTGTGCCAGCTGTCAGCCATCGAGCTCTGCTACACGGTGGTAGTCGTGCCCCGCTCCCTGGCCGACCTGAGCACACCGGGCCACAGTAGGGGCAGCCCCATCTCCTTCTTGGGCTGCGCCTTTCAGATGCAGATGTTTGTGGCTCTGGGCGGGGCCGAGTGCTTCCTGCTGGCTGCCATGGCCTATGACCGCTACGTGGCCATCTGCCACCCGCTGCGCTACGCGGCCCTCGTAACCTCAGGGCTGTGCGCGCGGCTGGCCCTGGCTTGCTGCTTCGGGGGACTGGCGGTGTCCGTGGGGCTCACGGTGGCAATCTTCCACCTGCCGTTCTGCGGCTCCCGCCTACTGGTACACTTCTTCTGCGACATCACGGCGCTGCTGCATCTGGCCTGCACCCGCAGCTATGCTGACGAGCTGCCCCTGCTGGGCGCCTgcctggtgctgctgctgctgccctcgGTGTTCATCCTGGCCTCCTACGGCGCCATCGCCGCTGCCCTGTGCCGCCTGCGCTGCCCCAGAGGCCGGGGCAAGGCCGCCTCCACCTGTGCCTCACACCTGGCAGTCACCTTCCTGCACTACGGCTGTGCCACCTTCATGTACGTGAGGCCCAGGGCCAGCTACTCCCCGCGGCTAGACCGCACCCTGGCGCTGGTCTACACCAACGTCACGCCGCTGCTCTACCCGCTCATCTACAGCCTGCGCAACCGCGAGATCACCGCCGCCCTGCGCAGAGTGCTGGGGCGCAGGCGGCCAGGCCAAGCCCCAGAGGGGGATCTGCGCGAGCTCTGA